DNA sequence from the Syntrophorhabdaceae bacterium genome:
AATGTTCGATGTCCGATCAATAAGGAGCTTTTCCATTCTTACCTTAGTGTCGGAATAAAGGGAAAGCGGTTTTAGATCCCCTTCCTCCCGCGCAAGCCCTTCGGTTATACCGTAGTTAGAACAGGTGGAAAGAAAAATAAAACCCTTTACGCCCTGCTCCGCAGCGAGCCTGACAATCTCCTTCGCTGCCGCGTAATTTACCCTTTCGGTCAATTCGGGAAATTTATTGCTCGCAGGCTCCCCCACTATCGCAGCGGTGTGGATGATATAATCTACGCCTTCCAGATACGGCTTTAGATTGTGACTTTCCGAGATATCAAACCGGAAAAACTCGTAATTCGGGTTACCCAGGTTTACGAGGGGGACCTTGTTGTCGAAATACAGGGAATCTATTACCCTGACATTATAACCATTGCCAAGCGCAGTATTCGTAAGCACAGAGCCAACATATCCGGCGCCTCCCGTGATAAGTATCTTCATGGGCTCATATCTCCTTCCACCGTACCTTCCTTCTCCGGTACATCCTGTTCTAACACGGATGCATCCTTTTTCAATTCGTCGATCTCCATTCTCAGTCTCTCGTATTCCTCCAGTTTGACCTGCAGGAAGTACTGGGTCTGTTTGACCCGTGCATTGATGCCTTTCGGGGTCAACACATAGATATATGCTGCCTTATTGTATGCGTTTTTAAAACGCTGTGCCTTGACATAACCCTTTTTTATCAGTTCTTTGACAATATAATTGACACTCCCGAGG
Encoded proteins:
- a CDS encoding MarR family EPS-associated transcriptional regulator; the protein is MKEAQFKTLKEFSVEGTISQRDLSKRIGLSLGSVNYIVKELIKKGYVKAQRFKNAYNKAAYIYVLTPKGINARVKQTQYFLQVKLEEYERLRMEIDELKKDASVLEQDVPEKEGTVEGDMSP